The Drosophila bipectinata strain 14024-0381.07 chromosome 3L, DbipHiC1v2, whole genome shotgun sequence region TTCAAGAAGGGCAAACTTCCATTGACGATTCCTGGAGCATCCAAAGAAGGTGGCTCGAGTCAACCAgttggaaaaacaaaagcatAGCCCATCATAGCCTTCGGGCTAAGGAGCGTTAAAGTTACGGAAGGAGCAGAGTCTGTGACtatggcagtggcagtggcattgGCCCTGACTGCATTGAATAAAACCAGGCCCGGGATCCGGAGGGGTCTTGGCTTTATGCGGTTTTCACTGTCATCGCATAGAAAACGCTTCAGCTTCGGAATGTCGCGGCCTGCGGTTGATGTTGGTGGCCCATTGAATTGCATTGCTTGCTCCTCCGGGTCGCCACCAGGACCTCCTCCACCACCTCTCGCAGTGGTTTCATCCGGTGGCGACCCTTTGTCCGCCACTGGTTGCGTTGGTTAAATGaatatgaattatttttaaaatgggtCTGGGAGGAAAAGGCTAAAGAATTCTCATCTAAACGAGAAAATTTTctatgaaaattaataaaaatacaagaGGGTCTTGGAATTAATGGAGCAAGACTTTAAGAATGAAGGTTAGTGTATAATATTTAAGATGAAACAGAGAACTCAATTTTATCCTAAGGTAGAACACAACTTCtgcaataaataaactattagTGGGATTATTGCCAGACCTATTAGTCTCTCAATGCTCCATCAAAAGTATATAttctttttgaaattaattttcgaACCAAGCAGATAAATGTAAGTGCGGAGTTAGATGGAAGATTACATAAATTTTCCCATTAAACTGGCTTAGCCTCGTTTTTTCCTTCTTTTACTTTGTCATAGAAAGTTTTCGCGGCGTCGGAGTCGGAAGGGCAACTTTCTTCTGCCTCCCGATTTGCGGGATGGCCTCCATCCAGAGTTAAACACAAAGCCGAAAAGTCCTCTACAGCAATTACTAAACTCTAATCCCTGGAGTACGCCATCTGGGTAATCCCCAAAACCACAATTGAGGGCGAAGACCTTAAAGGGAATTAGCTAATTAAAGGTAAGTGATGGCGGAACCAAAACGGCTTACTGCCTTCAAGTCGGGGCCTCCAGTTGGGCTACATCGTGTTTAATTGGATAGTCACGACTTTTATCCTGCCATTAATTCCCCCCAAGCCCATGCTCATCTCCATCTCGTCCTCTACGCCCTTTTTCGGGCCACACCCACTTTTAAGGCAATTAAGCGATTCAATCTCTCGCCAAGGCCGTTAATCAAACGCCCATCGATTCGCAAGACAACGCTACTAATTTTAAGCCCATCGACTAtaggtgggcgtggcaggatATTTGGAAGCAGGGCCCGGTGCAGGGCGAGCTGAGGTGGAGGTGGGCCGGACGGGGACAGGACGCCTGGCAACCGCaaacaataaatttgaatttctgCTGCCGCCGCGGAAAAACTTTTTAACTGAGCAGCCAACTACAGTGGCAGGAGAAAAACTTTACacagaaagaaataaaaggtAATATTAGTTATGGTTGAAAGAAAATAAGTAGATCAAATATGTATTTTACTTTCATTTATCTTATGTCGTATGAAAAACTATtactttctttataaaagtCAACTATTTCCCTACTTTCTTTCACTACATGTATGTGTGCGCTTGACAGTGGCCCAAATAAATGAGCGGATACGGAAACGGTTTGGCCAATGTCGCGCTTTCTTTCCCTCCATCACCCGTCTCACCCTCTCTCCTCACTCTGCACTTTCTCCTCCTATATGTGTGTATCCTGTCGTCCTGGGTCGCCACTCGGCGAATGATAAATAACGTAATTTCTTTACAACTTTTCATTCAAATTTTTGCTACTTTTAACCGCACCTCCACTCCCATCCGCCTCTTGTTAAGTAAAATAAATTGCGATTCGGTGTAATAAAAGTCAATCATAATAATTCAATGACGCGACGTATTGTTGTGCCACGTCACTGCGTTGCCAGCCACGTCCACCCCAGCATGTGCCCCAAAAGTCACCCAGCCATCACCCACTGGgctttcataaataaatacgtATTTGAAGACcgagaaatatttgaatattttcgtTGATTCATTTGAGTTACGGGCACGGGGGAAATTTCAACTGAAGATGTCACTTGTGAATGCGAAATCCTCTCTGGTGCTCGACGGGATGGAAAAGCACCAAGAGGAGGCACTTATCGTAATTAGCCATCATTAGGCATTCTTATCAATCAGATCTGACAAGAatcaacattttttgaatattcaTACAAAGTTTTGTTTCGCTTTTTTGCTACTGtgagtttttattattaaaaagttaattaCTATTTGTAATTAGATttggttttaaataaaatgtaagtTAAAGAACAAACAGAGAACTTCGCCCCAgtgagaaaaaaaacatttttcatcaTAAATCTCACTGAAGTCCTGACCTCATCCGGgttggtttttgtttgccaACCTCTgccttcttttctttctttttttgggggtTTTTTTCGGAGAAAGTATTTTCTGTTAAAAGTAGAAAAGGAAGCTTCTGGTGCAgacaatttccatttttttactAGACTACTGAAGCATGAGCCATTAATTATGAGCAAGTCAATATGAGTTTAAAGTCGATGGGGGTTTCATGAAATTTAAGGGTCATTCTTTGGAGGAATACATAAAAGCTCCttctatttataattaatgttTAACCATTCATGTAACAAACTCTATGGTTTGGAAATACCACTCCACACTGACCCTTTATCTCATCAAAGTAGGGATACTTATCAGGGCACTTCTCCGATCTGATAGAGCTTTGATTGTGACAGACCGTATACTCGCGACATCCTGTATTTAAGGTGGTCACAAAGGACTTTCTATGGTTTTTACACCTGTCGTAAGAACAGCTATTTTCCTCTGGAGGAGCACACTTTTGTAGCCACCAAACAAAGTGACTGCCAACTGGACAGCTGCTCCACTTTCCCAAATCGAACTGGGAAGTGCAGGTGTAATAGCCGTAGCAGGTCGTCATATCCGGGATTTTCTGCTCGCCCAATTGATCCACCTGGTAGTACTTGGAGCATATGTGGGAGTCCTTGGGCGATGGGGAATCTAGATGAGATTCTTCTACTCTGGAGCACCTTTCTGGCAGCCAGGACTGACAGTGACCCGATTCGCGGTTGAAATATCGATCCGCAGAGCAGTTCATCTTTGTGGCGAATCCATTGTAACACTTAAAGTAGTATTTGCAGGAGCTTGGATGAGCCATGAGAGCGTTGTCCACCATGTTGGAGCAGATGTTGTCCTGGGGGCATCCTGAGACCTCCTGAATGCATTTTTGTTCCACATTGCTGAACACCTGATCCTCCCCACACTTACTCCATATGGGGTCTTCGATGGACATGCACTTTACAAATCTCTGGCAATCTGCAGGATTGGCAACATAGTCCTCCGGTTTCATACTGGCACAAATCTCATCAAGATCTGAATAGCACAttgcttttcctttttttttacaagtgCCATCCCGGAAATTATAGAATAATCCATCAATGCAGTTTTTCCGTTCAATTAGTTTGTTCTTTTCACAAAAACCCCAGCCGCGACAGTCGCTGGGATCACCCATATATCCACTTCCAGACCACAAATTGCACTTGTGCTCCATGGTAAAGCCACGACCATCGACCTCGGCCAGCCAAAGGCCTAAAAGTATCCCCAAGTAGCAGCCACATTGAAAAACTGCAGTAAGTCTTTAGTTACTTCCACAAGAAGCCACAACTTTTTCGCTTTTAGTACCTTTCATTTTTTCAGTTTAACCACTTGGTCTTCCGGAACTTTACTAAACTAGGTTCACCTACCTTCTTCTATATTTAAGTGGTCGGTGAAACCTATCTCACTTTTTGTTCCTTTCAGTTGCCAGATATCACAACACAAGATGATAAGAAAAATGATTCTGTTTTGCTACGAAATTAGAAATGTTATAGAGTGAGTGACATGCGGATAAGGCAGTATTGATAGCTAATTTCGTATCATATCTAAAGTTGGGAAACCCTTTTGAAACACTTGTGATTGATATTTTGATTAATAGGTTTTTAAAACAAGGTTCTTTAATAGTCAAGCTGTAAGGTTGTTATTTATATCTAACATTTCTcggaacaaattattttaagcAGTCCATGATCTATAATCTATAATACtgctatatttaaacattttatggAGTTTTCAgttaaaaactaaaagaaacCCCACCTGAAAAAGTcggtatattttaaataagtttatatatgtaattacaaaaaaaaattgtttcttaTTTCAACTCCTGCCtaacatattttaaattcaatccCCACCAATTTGGTGCCAAGTGTAATATTGTAAACGGAAATTTCCTTATCCAAATACTCGTTGGCATATCGGAAAATATGAGACGCATGCATAGAGATAAGCTTGCATGAGTGTCGGGGTGATTGTGCTTTTCCGTGTCCTTTTGCATTGTTAGCGCTACTCCTGGCGGCATCGAAGGCTGCGAAGGATACGGGTTAGTGGATGGAGGAGGGATTGAAAGTGGAAAGACGGTGCCTCAGTGGCTTGTCGCAATGTAAACTGCTTAGCATCGATTGGGTGCACTTATTGACATTTTATGCTTAAGGACATGCTTAATATCCACAACGTGCTATCCTTGTTGCTCCGCCTCCGTGCCACTTAAGGATATCAGCCAGTTTTTATATTCGCACAGTGGAAGGGCGGAAAATTGAATTTCTGACAAAAAATAAGTATTCTATTGTAAATTGTAGGTTTGGTAAAGTAAGGCTTTGCTACTTCATAGATCCTTCAAAGGATgttatctatattttttgatGTAGCCCACTGTAAAAGCAGAATCTGTCCTTTGGAGCGGAATGGAACAGTTGCCATCAGCGAATGCTGTCTGTGGGACGCAGACATCTCTATGTGTGTCCTCCTAAATGCAAATGGCACGGCCCTCTGGCTCTCACCACTTCCGGAGCTCAAGGCCAGTGTCCCAGTGGCGGCGCCGTTTGCTTCCGTTTTCTCCCCTCCCTCCTTCCGCAGGACATTTACGCCGCTCATCAGCAGGAGGAGAACATAGCACGGACGTCAACGTGGCTCGTTGTCGAGACCATCTGGCGGCCAACTACCAACTACTTGCCCgtaattttcttttcaatCAGTGGCTGGTTGCCTATCCCCGGGGGCAAGGGTTGGGGTAATGTGCGTCCTTGCCACCCACCACCCTACCAACGTAACCCCCAAGCTCGTATTTTTCTCACACTCGCAGAAAAAGAGGATTATTTTGCTTAAAACCCATTATTTGAGACTTCAGAGTCCTAAgaagttgattttttttttctcagtgtcaTTATATATGTGATTCCCACTTTAGATTTGGTTCCCCTGTCGAGAATGTCCGGCTATCTGTCCTCCAAACAATCCCCCCATTCCACCCACCATTTAGCCTGTTTGCGTGCCGGATTTTTGTGCGTCTTTTCCGGACGTTCTTTGTAATTTTGCCCACATGTTCACGGCTTGAATATTTTATGGGCTTAAGTACTTTCAGTTAGAGCCTTAGCCTGGCCCGGTCTTGCCTTTGCACCTTGCACCttccacacacatacataaatTCATTAGGTTAGTTTGCTCAACGCTCTCCGGGTCATTGTTTGCTACTTGCCGGGGCAGAAGATCCACTTGTTGAAAGTTGGCTCCATTAACATACCTGGAAAGATAAGAACCAGACAAGAAGTCAGTATCTCAGGGGGTATCTCAGGTAATGCCGTTTTCTTTAAGCTTATAGGAACTCGAAGggctttaataaataataaggcATAAATGTAGGTCAATAACTTGCATAACAATGTAGCCACTAAatatgtttattaaaaattaatttattgattttatctTTTCTTCTATTATGTATGACTATTCAACAGGCTTGTTGCAGACTTAatcattatatttattttgtctcTCAAATGGCTGTGAAAAGTTAAGTAATATTGTCGAGACCCACCACACCTGAGAAAATATGAAACATTACGCTTCCTGGAACATCATGAGCTCGAGGCGGTGGCACTTggaaaaagaaataaagaaaatgagCTCCGACAAAGTCAGCAGGTCAAGGATTAACACGCTCTCTCCACCTGTCTCATATAACTCATTTTAATTAGGTTAAATATGCGATGGAAAACTGAAAAGTGCCGGGCAAAGTGAAGCCGGGCAAAAGGGAAAACGGAAAGTGGAAAATAGAAAAGGCAAGACCGTTGAAGCAAAAGACATCCTGCGAGCCTCTTGGCCCGGGTAACCCTCCGCCTCCCCCGGGTGGGGTAGGATTCATAAGCGGCAACCAGCTCAATGAGATGCAAAGGACGATAAACAAGCCCGCCAGCACCATCGCCATCGCCGAGGATGCGAGGATGCTCCTCTGCTGGGTGCTCTAAAATAAGGTTACGGGTCCTCGACTCAAAGACGTTGAAGGTACGGAGCTTTGCTCCGGGAAAAGACTGAAGGAGAAGCGCAGAGCTAAGCCAAGGCGGCCACCAAGTCATATTTCTCTTGGCCAAAATGAAAACGCCAAACAAACACTGCGGCAAGAGGTTAGAAGACCCGGGTAGCCGGggaaaccaacaaaaaaaaaaataataagaattaTGGTTGCTTCGTTTCAAGTTGAATGCCGCAGGAAGTGGGAGTGCTAGGGGGTATGGCACGTACTTCGagtattttgccaaaattaaaatttatgaacaGATAAAAAAGCGTTAATGGCTACTCGCAGAGGTCACGGACTGGTCGAAAAACACACAGTGGGTTACCCCAACACATTAAGGTAAGGTTTTGGAACTTGGCTTGTAATggattaattaaataatgtaGGATACtaaatatatacagaaaatAAGGCAACATTTTAACATTAATAAAAGGCAATGATAAATATTATTGAAAAAGAATGTAGATACCCTTTACTTAGTTAAACAAAATCTTTTCCTTCATGCTGTAAGGTCCTTAAAATAGTTCCAttctttttaagaatttgaagaaatttctttcctaattatttaaaatcccTCTAGGTACTCTTAAGCCCACTGTGCCACCTTGGGGTGTTAGAGTGTAGCAGTTTTCACCGTAAGTAGCAAATGGAGCGAAGTGGACCCAGCACGCGATGAGGACGTGGATGGGTGGTTGTGAGAGAAAAAGAAACCACAGTCGGACCACGACAGCGACCAGCCGTAAACGCTGCATTTTTATTGCAAAGTCTTACAAAATTTTAGATACTGTTCACAGGTTCCAGATGGGCGGCAAAGTGCTGGCCAGAAACATTATATAAAACATGGTCGAGGGCACTTAGCCAGAAGCCACGTGTTGACTTACGAAAGCACCACCTGGGGCGTCCACCAGAAGCTACCTGGGCGTCTTAGTCTCGAGATAGTCACGCAATTAGACgataaaatgaaatataatttaacCAACATGAAAAAAGCAAAATTGTTGGATTAAAAATCTTCCTAATGGTAATCTCAGTTCCATAATTTAAGGTGGATGTGCGTCGAATGTGGAGCTCTCTTGTGTGCTGTGTTTGTTGTCATTTCACTTGTGTGATTGTTGCTCGTTGCTCGGCCTGCGAGTGTTCAAGGCTTCAAAGTCGCATTTCTCACTCTTGAAACAATGTCAAGTCGTTGACAACGTCCTGAAGTGTTCACCTACGCCTTTGCCCCCCATCCACCTGCTCTGGGCCAGGGCCACGCCGAGAAACTCAACGATGCTAATGGTATTTGCatgttgtttctgttgctcGTACGAATGCACTGCGAGAACTTATGGGTTCTAAACTTGGCAGAATTTGtaataatttctttaaaatatatttgaaaataaaaacacaacagAAAAGTGCCTCAAGAAAGAGTTCAGGAGGTAAAACCATGAAGAAAAATGCTCTTAAAATGATTAACCTTTCACTGGACCTTTCAGTGATGAAAGATGTTCccatatattaattaaaaatgaaggAATTAATTTCCTATTTacttaaaatacattttatatcaATTTATGAATCTAagattattaaattatttttttaagagatcTACCTTGATGTTTACCCTGcacatatttaatttcccagcCACTTAGCCTAAGTACACTTCCTTTAAGAAAGTAATTTAGATTTAGATTATCTTGATCCTTGCAGAAGAACCTTTGTTAAGTAAAATAGCTATATTTGttgaaattttgattttaagtgCAAACCTCCCAGCCAGGACCTCCCTAGCTTGCCTTTTCCCCAGTCACGCGCGGGCGAGGACACAAAGTGAGTGCCGGGGAGGCCAGCAGTGGGGATTGGGGCAAGCGGCAGTGGCAAGCACTTTTGGCCAGATGCAAATACGCGTGAGTGGCGCCTGGGTCAACTTTTGACTAGGACCGAGTCCGGGGCTATAAGGGAGGTCCTTGAAATGGGTCTTGGCAGGCTTGGGTCCACGGGCCTGGGTCGTGTTGTTTGTGGCGTTTAACGACCTTTTAAATGTGCGTCTAATTATGTTTACGTGCTGTCCCGGGCGACACCCTTAAACCCAAAAACCCAAGAACGGATGGCTAAATTGCCAGGCGAATGGCAAATGGCGACTGGCGAATGCCGAATGGTAAGCTGACTAGGTGGGCTTTTGGCAAATCCATTTGCTCACAGAACTTGTTAATAATGCGAGTTTACGGTCACTCGGCGTCCCAACGTGACCTGTCCCCGGCGAAagtattgttttaatttttaattggatGTGGACCCAAGTGGACAAGCAACATGACCGTTATTGGCATCCTGTTTCTTTAACTTGAAAATCAACTGATGGCAGTACCCTTTTTCCCAAACTTTTCTTATGATTTATtaattggtattttttaattgctgtCTTTGAAGAGTTTTTAGATAAATCTTATTAGCTTTGGTTGGGTAATCACTTCTTATAAAGAAAAAGGTGGTTAGGTTTTCTGaatattaatcaaattatGAGTTTAAAAGGCTCCTGTCTTTAACTGATGAACTAAACAAAGCGCAATCCAATAACATCAGAGTGATCCAAAGTCCTTCAACCCTCTTGGCATTTCACCTTAACCTCGTTAGTGCTGACCCCTGACCTTCACTGTTTGCAGCCGGCCTCGGGCGGGATATTAATTTCTTATCTTGAAAGCGGCCCTGCCCCGGCGGCTGGACTTCTTCCCTCCATATGGCaatgcattttaaaataatttcgcATATTGCCACGCTGGTTAAATTAATAATCTGCATATGGGGCGAGAGTTCTTTGGGAGAGTACAAAGGAAAACTCGGTTGAATTATTCATAAATTGAGGCTGGGCCAAGGCGGGATATTGCTTTTTAATAACCGCCAACTGGGGCATCGGCGGACTGCCGAtgaaatcgaatcgaatccTCCTCTTTATGCCTGTTGTTGTCGAAATGCATAAAGCTTGTTACGTCCTTGTACGCTCACATCCTGACGGCAGGACACCGCAAACGGGGAAAAATTCAAGCGTGCAAATGTGCGCGAAATGAAAAGTTCGTTTGCGTTTATTGCACTGCCCGCCCaacaaaatgttttatttgCCAGACAATAAACCATAAATGCAAAAACATGAAACACAATCCCACAAATCTGTGGAAAACAGATGGATCTCTTTACGAAAATAAACTGGAAACTCTTCTTTGTTGCGGGTAATTAGAGATTCGGCATTTAATGGGGCGTATTAAGTTTATTGGGGCATCTCAGGTTGCTTCTTCTCAGGAAAATGCAAACGCTGCCGCATTTCCGGTTTATGTTGGCAATTAACAGAACAATTTCAAGTCTCGAGTTTCCTTAAAAGCCAATTTCGAT contains the following coding sequences:
- the LOC138926453 gene encoding peritrophin-44; this translates as MEHKCNLWSGSGYMGDPSDCRGWGFCEKNKLIERKNCIDGLFYNFRDGTCKKKGKAMCYSDLDEICASMKPEDYVANPADCQRFVKCMSIEDPIWSKCGEDQVFSNVEQKCIQEVSGCPQDNICSNMVDNALMAHPSSCKYYFKCYNGFATKMNCSADRYFNRESGHCQSWLPERCSRVEESHLDSPSPKDSHICSKYYQVDQLGEQKIPDMTTCYGYYTCTSQFDLGKWSSCPVGSHFVWWLQKCAPPEENSCSYDRCKNHRKSFVTTLNTGCREYTVCHNQSSIRSEKCPDKYPYFDEIKGQCGVVFPNHRVCYMNG